One Poecilia reticulata strain Guanapo linkage group LG4, Guppy_female_1.0+MT, whole genome shotgun sequence genomic window carries:
- the fndc9 gene encoding fibronectin type III domain-containing protein 9, whose translation MVVTVYNISSTSARVTWPASPACLDTFYSVMYDPNWNSLIMGYKRKSFKHEERIPVSQTATYLGNLLPQTAYFLCVTCQAADPVREQCQVFSTPSESSEGHDRAGWEVAVGVWLTCCLLLLVIAGVLLWGCLHNMCSLPGRAAESRPVVTSSARRDMSSSGHLFQARSSSSEESIKRAAAMQTSLMLAQPGGHVITPEHEG comes from the coding sequence ATGGTGGTCACGGTCTACAACATCTCGTCCACCTCGGCCAGGGTGACGTGGCCCGCTTCCCCCGCCTGCCTGGACACCTTCTACAGCGTCATGTACGACCCCAACTGGAACAGCCTCATCATGGGCTACAAGCGCAAGAGCTTCAAGCACGAGGAGCGCATCCCTGTCAGCCAGACCGCCACCTACCTGGGCAACCTGCTGCCCCAGACCGCCTACTTCCTGTGCGTGACGTGCCAGGCCGCCGACCCCGTCCGGGAGCAGTGCCAGGTGTTCAGCACGCCGAGCGAGAGCAGCGAGGGCCACGACCGGGCGGGCTGGGAGGTGGCGGTGGGCGTGTGGCTGACCtgctgcctgctgctgctggtcattGCCGGCGTCCTGCTGTGGGGCTGCCTCCACAACATGTGCTCCCTGCCGGGCCGCGCCGCCGAGAGCCGCCCCGTGGTGACGTCCTCCGCCCGCCGGGACATGTCCAGTTCGGGACATCTGTTCCAGgccaggagcagcagcagcgaggaGAGCATCAAGCGGGCCGCCGCCATGCAGACGTCGCTGATGCTGGCACAGCCGGGCGGCCATGTAATTACCCCGGAGCATGAGGGCTGA